A single window of Dehalococcoidia bacterium DNA harbors:
- a CDS encoding adenosine deaminase family protein: MDAGAVPKVELHCHLDGVVDAAMLRGMPGAGLRAPVAPEALEAVTPARDFETFLRWFDVAAALEGDIDNYRPVIAAHIQRLKAQNVVYAEVFIGQSELPASRDDEAVKLRDFRAYVDSLEGGSIQVELLAQFNRTKPPEVLAERVERTIWAYERGLIRGFVVAGWPEAGFPMSRFRSSFERLRDAGVPVEVHAGEWAGPESVRDALDNAFPRRIGHGVSIFDDPELVKRVRDEGIHVEMCPTSNVVTGAVARLGEHPIARALAAGVSISVNTDDPGAFGSTMDGEFRLLHETFGFGEAEFAHIFEASLAARFASKLKYLPD; encoded by the coding sequence GTGGACGCCGGCGCCGTCCCTAAGGTCGAGCTGCACTGCCACCTCGACGGCGTGGTCGACGCCGCGATGCTGCGCGGAATGCCCGGCGCCGGATTGCGGGCGCCGGTTGCGCCCGAGGCGCTCGAGGCCGTGACCCCGGCCCGCGACTTCGAGACCTTCCTGCGCTGGTTCGATGTCGCCGCCGCGCTGGAAGGCGACATCGACAACTACCGGCCCGTGATCGCGGCCCACATCCAGCGGCTGAAGGCGCAGAACGTCGTCTACGCCGAGGTGTTCATCGGGCAGAGCGAGCTGCCTGCAAGCCGCGACGATGAGGCTGTCAAGCTGCGCGACTTTCGCGCCTACGTCGACTCCCTCGAGGGTGGGAGCATCCAGGTGGAACTCCTGGCGCAGTTCAACCGGACGAAGCCCCCGGAGGTGCTGGCGGAGCGGGTCGAGAGGACGATCTGGGCGTACGAGCGAGGCCTGATCCGTGGCTTCGTGGTCGCCGGCTGGCCGGAAGCGGGATTCCCGATGTCGCGCTTCCGCTCGTCCTTCGAGCGCCTGCGCGATGCCGGCGTGCCCGTCGAAGTGCACGCCGGCGAGTGGGCGGGCCCGGAGTCAGTGCGCGACGCCCTCGACAACGCCTTCCCGCGCCGCATCGGCCATGGCGTCAGCATCTTCGACGACCCGGAGCTCGTGAAGCGCGTGCGCGACGAAGGGATTCACGTGGAGATGTGTCCCACAAGCAACGTCGTAACCGGAGCTGTCGCCCGCCTGGGAGAGCACCCGATCGCGCGGGCGCTCGCGGCCGGCGTCAGCATCAGCGTGAACACCGACGACCCGGGAGCGTTCGGAAGCACGATGGACGGCGAGTTCCGGCTCCTGCACGAGACCTTCGGCTTCGGCGAGGCGGAGTTCGCCCACATCTTCGAGGCCTCGCTCGCCGCGCGGTTTGCGTCGAAACTGAAGTACTTGCCGGACTGA
- a CDS encoding flavin reductase family protein, whose amino-acid sequence MSVDSVVFRHAVSTFGTGVTVITTGRDGNYHAMTANAFMSLSLEPITVLVSIEKTANTYPIILAAGVFTVNILAEDQEEVSRTYASKAMQDRHTLKDAEFTIGRNGVPKLAGCLAYIECHTIKTYDGFDHTLFVGEVDSAEVARDVPPLMYFRSAYRRLAP is encoded by the coding sequence GTGAGCGTCGACAGCGTTGTGTTTCGGCATGCGGTGAGCACCTTCGGGACGGGCGTGACCGTCATAACCACCGGGCGAGATGGGAACTACCACGCGATGACCGCCAACGCCTTCATGTCGCTCTCCCTGGAGCCGATTACCGTCCTCGTCTCGATCGAGAAGACAGCCAATACCTACCCCATTATCCTGGCCGCCGGCGTCTTCACCGTGAACATCCTCGCGGAGGACCAGGAGGAGGTGTCCCGCACCTACGCCAGCAAGGCCATGCAGGACCGCCACACCCTGAAGGACGCCGAATTCACCATCGGCCGGAACGGAGTGCCGAAGCTCGCCGGCTGTCTCGCCTACATCGAGTGCCACACGATCAAGACCTACGACGGCTTCGACCACACGCTGTTCGTCGGCGAGGTCGATAGCGCCGAGGTGGCCCGGGACGTGCCGCCGCTGATGTACTTCCGCAGCGCTTACCGGCGTCTGGCTCCGTGA
- a CDS encoding limonene-1,2-epoxide hydrolase family protein, protein MSDAEIETIRRFCDAFARRDPDELLTYFTEDAVYHNMPGPPVQGKAAIRAVLQRFLGPAQSVEFVMLGIAADGNRVFTERLDRFVMGERTVELPVAGVFELDGALISAWRDYFDMATWTRQMAAASG, encoded by the coding sequence ATGTCTGATGCTGAGATCGAGACCATACGCAGGTTCTGCGATGCCTTCGCCCGGCGCGACCCAGACGAGCTTCTGACGTACTTCACCGAGGACGCCGTCTACCACAACATGCCGGGGCCTCCAGTCCAGGGCAAAGCGGCGATCCGGGCCGTGCTGCAGCGCTTTCTCGGGCCGGCGCAGTCGGTGGAGTTCGTGATGCTCGGGATTGCGGCCGATGGGAACAGGGTCTTCACCGAGCGCCTCGACCGCTTCGTCATGGGCGAGCGCACGGTGGAGCTACCCGTCGCGGGAGTCTTCGAGCTCGACGGCGCCCTGATCTCGGCCTGGCGTGACTACTTCGACATGGCGACCTGGACGCGCCAGATGGCGGCGGCCTCGGGTTGA
- a CDS encoding DUF2207 domain-containing protein, with amino-acid sequence MPRVIVALLVAVLAGFAALPFVASADEGFVIKSFGTSYAVREDGSIDVIEDLLVEFTARKHGIFRDIPVLFAYDARHDREYKVDVRSVTDGQRAWRYEVSREGAIVRIKIGDPDRFVTGPQRYVISYRLSGALNSFPDHEELYWNITGVWGVPIERASAAVTAPSITAVECFQGFEGSRERCQTGISPSRADFVTGRALSPGEQLTIVVGLAKGSVAEPQPILRERKTPGEVIRDFLGLKPLPIAAAAAVGAIAFGAVIRLWWLQGRDRWYGDVQYLSGATAEEPKPLGARETIVVEYAPPEVGKPPRPLRPAEVGLLMDEAADTLDVSATIVDLAVRGYLRITEEGDRKYSLTRIKEPDEALLPYEASLLSALFKGTHGTVRLDDLKDNFYDDLARVKEMLYTQAVKQDRMFPASPQSVRVLYAVASVLVMMVGGVLVFVLGAVGAGIVGVPIGLAGLALLAASPAMPRRTAAGRELYRRARGFHEYMVTAETDRARFAEEIGLFEKYLPYAIVFKVTEKWAKAFEGLGAQQAMMSWYTGTRPFVVSNFARDIGSFSSSIASVMASTPSSSGSSGFSIGGGAGGGGGGGGGGSW; translated from the coding sequence GTGCCTCGGGTCATTGTCGCCCTCCTTGTCGCCGTCCTGGCCGGCTTCGCCGCGCTGCCCTTCGTGGCGAGCGCAGACGAAGGGTTCGTCATCAAGTCCTTCGGCACCAGCTACGCGGTCCGGGAGGACGGGTCCATCGATGTGATCGAGGACCTTCTGGTGGAGTTCACGGCCCGCAAGCACGGCATCTTTCGCGATATCCCGGTGCTGTTCGCGTACGACGCCAGGCACGACCGCGAGTACAAGGTCGACGTGCGCAGCGTCACCGACGGCCAGCGTGCCTGGCGCTACGAGGTGAGCCGCGAGGGCGCGATCGTGCGCATCAAGATCGGCGACCCGGACCGCTTCGTGACCGGCCCGCAACGCTACGTGATCAGCTACAGGCTGAGCGGCGCGCTCAACTCGTTCCCAGACCACGAGGAGCTGTACTGGAACATAACCGGCGTGTGGGGCGTCCCCATAGAGCGCGCCAGCGCCGCGGTTACCGCGCCTTCCATCACGGCCGTCGAATGCTTCCAGGGCTTCGAGGGCTCGCGCGAGCGCTGCCAGACGGGGATCAGCCCCTCGCGGGCAGACTTCGTGACCGGGCGCGCGCTGAGCCCGGGGGAGCAGCTCACGATCGTTGTCGGGCTGGCTAAGGGGTCCGTGGCGGAGCCCCAGCCGATCCTGCGCGAGAGGAAGACGCCCGGCGAAGTGATCCGGGACTTCCTTGGCCTGAAGCCTCTTCCGATTGCCGCGGCCGCGGCTGTAGGCGCGATCGCCTTCGGCGCGGTCATCCGCCTCTGGTGGCTCCAGGGCCGGGACCGCTGGTACGGCGACGTCCAGTACCTGTCCGGCGCGACGGCCGAAGAGCCGAAGCCCCTGGGCGCCAGGGAGACCATAGTTGTCGAGTACGCGCCGCCGGAGGTGGGTAAGCCGCCGCGGCCACTGCGTCCGGCCGAAGTCGGCTTGCTGATGGACGAGGCCGCCGACACCCTCGACGTCAGCGCGACCATCGTAGACCTCGCCGTCCGCGGCTATCTCCGCATCACCGAGGAGGGAGACCGCAAGTACAGCCTTACTCGCATCAAGGAGCCGGACGAGGCCCTCCTCCCCTACGAGGCGTCGCTCCTCAGCGCGCTATTCAAGGGCACTCACGGCACGGTCAGACTGGATGACCTGAAGGACAACTTCTACGACGACCTTGCCCGCGTGAAGGAGATGCTCTACACCCAGGCCGTCAAGCAGGACCGGATGTTCCCGGCGAGCCCGCAATCGGTGCGGGTACTGTATGCCGTGGCCTCGGTGCTGGTGATGATGGTGGGAGGCGTGCTGGTCTTCGTCCTCGGGGCCGTCGGCGCCGGCATTGTCGGCGTGCCGATCGGCCTAGCCGGACTGGCGCTTCTCGCCGCCAGTCCGGCGATGCCGCGCCGCACCGCCGCCGGCCGCGAGCTCTACCGCCGCGCGCGCGGGTTCCACGAGTACATGGTCACCGCCGAGACCGACCGCGCGCGATTTGCCGAGGAAATCGGCCTTTTCGAGAAGTACCTGCCTTACGCGATCGTCTTCAAGGTGACGGAGAAGTGGGCGAAGGCGTTCGAAGGCCTCGGCGCGCAGCAGGCCATGATGTCCTGGTACACGGGGACGCGGCCGTTCGTGGTCTCGAACTTCGCCCGGGATATCGGCAGCTTCTCTTCGAGCATCGCCAGCGTCATGGCTTCGACGCCGTCGAGCTCCGGAAGCAGCGGCTTCAGTATTGGCGGCGGCGCCGGCGGCGGGGGCGGCGGCGGGGGTGGCGGCAGCTGGTAG
- the ileS gene encoding isoleucine--tRNA ligase has protein sequence MPFKPVPTRVDFVRLEHEVQEFWDRERILAKYLKRNVDAPKRWSFIDGPITANNPMGVHHAWGRSYKDLYQRLHTMQGYEQRYQNGFDCQGLWIEVEVEKEMGFKSKKDIETFGIDRFVEACKERVRRFSKIQTQQSIRLGYWMDWDNSYYTNSDENNYTIWLFLKKCWERGWIYKGKDAMPWCPRCGTGISQHEIVTEGYQEITHKSVYLKFPLTSSPLEGGAEAEGSLLVWTTTPWTLAANVAAAVHPDLTYVLVRQGDDLFYVSKGAVSSAVRGDHEVVREVKGAELVGLTFRGPFDELPAQQGIIHRVIAWDEVSDAEGTGIVHIAPGAGAEDFALSKEHGLEVIAPLEEDGTYIVGDRPGMRTGFGFLEGKFAGDVSEEVFASLREKGLLYRVQDYTHRYPTCWRCGSELVFRLVDEWFISMDGRKQEAGNGAGQAASQSADKPLRERIMEVARKARWIPEFGLARELDWLKNMHDWMISKKRYYGLALPIFECEQCGHFEVIGSEHELKERAVEGWEEFEGHSPHRPYIDPVRIACSKCGAKVPRIKDVGNPWLDAGIVPFSTLGYRHNPDYWRKWFPADWVSESFPGQFRNWFYSLLAMGTVMVEGTEFEGQPPFKTLFSYALLRDEKGEEMHKSKGNAIWFDDAAERMGADVMRWMYFRAPPANNLNFGWHGGDEIKRGFLSTLWNTYSFFVTYANIDGWTPEQVQRPPATTVTERPELDRWALSELNQLVKDVTADLAEYDSMNATRRIEEFVEGLSNWYVRRSRRRFWKSEDDADKRSAYETLWTCLETLSRLLAPMLPFLAEEMWRNLTLAGSGEGEEGGKAAAESVHLCDWPQADEALIDRELQDAVRLVQRLASLGRAARAKAGIKVRQPLQKVHVKVQTAKERETVRLLAEQLMEELNVKDVELIDDEAEYFEYQVRPNLPVLGPKLGPRIGELQRALAAADKVAVAKAATAGRQVELDGFTLEPSELLVTTQGRLGYAAAEDAGYAAVVTTEITPELADEGLARELVRRIQEMRKDAGFEISDRIRLTYEGHEDIVRVMQSWRDYIAQETLAQAVELSPPPPGSHSESHDVDGRRVLLAVVRV, from the coding sequence GTGCCCTTTAAGCCCGTCCCCACGCGCGTCGACTTCGTCCGCCTCGAGCACGAAGTACAGGAGTTCTGGGACCGCGAGCGCATCCTCGCGAAGTACCTGAAGCGCAATGTCGATGCCCCGAAGCGCTGGTCCTTCATCGACGGCCCGATCACGGCGAACAACCCCATGGGTGTGCACCACGCATGGGGCCGCTCCTACAAGGACCTCTACCAGCGCCTGCACACCATGCAGGGGTACGAGCAGCGCTACCAGAACGGCTTCGATTGCCAGGGCCTGTGGATCGAGGTCGAAGTCGAGAAGGAGATGGGCTTCAAGTCGAAGAAGGACATCGAGACCTTCGGCATCGACCGCTTCGTCGAGGCCTGCAAGGAGCGCGTGCGCCGCTTCTCGAAGATACAGACCCAGCAGTCCATCCGCCTCGGTTACTGGATGGACTGGGACAACAGCTATTACACGAACTCAGACGAGAACAACTACACGATCTGGCTCTTCTTGAAGAAGTGCTGGGAGCGCGGCTGGATCTACAAGGGCAAGGACGCCATGCCATGGTGTCCGCGCTGCGGCACAGGCATCTCCCAGCACGAGATCGTCACCGAGGGCTACCAGGAGATCACGCACAAGTCGGTCTACCTGAAGTTCCCCCTGACCTCGTCTCCTCTCGAAGGGGGAGCGGAGGCTGAGGGCTCCCTCCTCGTGTGGACGACGACGCCCTGGACGCTCGCCGCCAACGTGGCGGCCGCCGTGCACCCCGACCTGACCTACGTCCTCGTACGCCAGGGTGACGACCTCTTCTACGTCTCGAAGGGCGCCGTCTCGTCGGCCGTGCGCGGCGACCACGAGGTCGTGCGCGAGGTGAAGGGCGCCGAGCTCGTAGGCCTCACGTTCCGCGGCCCTTTCGACGAGCTTCCCGCGCAGCAGGGCATCATCCACCGCGTCATCGCCTGGGACGAGGTCTCGGACGCAGAGGGGACGGGCATCGTGCACATTGCGCCCGGCGCCGGCGCCGAGGACTTCGCGCTCTCGAAGGAGCACGGCCTGGAAGTGATCGCGCCGCTGGAAGAAGACGGCACCTACATCGTCGGCGACCGCCCCGGCATGCGGACCGGGTTCGGCTTCCTCGAGGGCAAGTTCGCCGGCGATGTCTCGGAGGAGGTCTTCGCCAGCCTGCGGGAGAAGGGCCTCCTGTACCGCGTCCAGGACTATACTCACCGCTATCCCACCTGCTGGCGCTGCGGCTCCGAGCTCGTGTTCCGCCTGGTCGACGAGTGGTTCATCTCCATGGATGGCAGGAAGCAGGAAGCGGGCAACGGCGCCGGCCAGGCGGCGAGCCAATCAGCCGACAAGCCGCTCCGCGAGCGGATCATGGAGGTGGCCCGCAAGGCGAGGTGGATCCCGGAATTCGGCCTCGCCCGCGAGCTCGACTGGCTCAAGAACATGCACGACTGGATGATCTCGAAGAAGCGCTATTACGGACTGGCGCTGCCCATCTTCGAGTGCGAGCAGTGCGGCCACTTCGAGGTTATCGGTTCCGAGCACGAGCTGAAGGAGCGCGCCGTCGAGGGCTGGGAGGAGTTCGAGGGGCATAGCCCCCACCGGCCCTACATCGACCCCGTGCGAATCGCCTGCTCGAAATGCGGCGCGAAGGTGCCGCGCATCAAGGACGTCGGCAACCCCTGGCTGGACGCGGGCATCGTGCCGTTCTCCACCCTGGGTTACCGCCACAACCCGGACTACTGGCGCAAGTGGTTCCCGGCGGACTGGGTTTCGGAGAGCTTCCCGGGCCAGTTCCGCAACTGGTTCTACTCGCTGCTCGCCATGGGAACGGTCATGGTCGAGGGCACCGAGTTCGAAGGCCAGCCGCCGTTCAAGACGCTGTTCTCCTACGCCCTCCTGCGCGACGAGAAGGGCGAGGAGATGCACAAGAGCAAAGGCAACGCCATCTGGTTCGACGACGCCGCCGAGCGCATGGGCGCCGACGTGATGCGCTGGATGTACTTTCGCGCGCCCCCGGCGAACAACCTCAACTTCGGCTGGCACGGCGGCGACGAGATCAAGCGCGGCTTCCTCTCGACTCTCTGGAACACGTACTCGTTCTTCGTCACCTACGCCAACATCGACGGCTGGACGCCCGAGCAAGTCCAGCGGCCGCCGGCTACCACCGTCACCGAGCGGCCTGAGCTGGACCGCTGGGCGCTCTCCGAGCTGAACCAGCTTGTCAAGGACGTCACGGCTGACCTGGCCGAATACGACTCCATGAACGCCACGCGGCGCATCGAAGAGTTCGTCGAGGGGCTCTCGAACTGGTACGTAAGGCGGAGCCGGCGGCGCTTCTGGAAGTCCGAGGACGACGCCGACAAGCGCAGCGCCTACGAGACCCTGTGGACCTGCCTCGAGACCCTGTCGCGCCTTCTGGCGCCAATGCTTCCCTTCCTCGCCGAGGAGATGTGGCGCAACCTCACGCTGGCGGGAAGCGGGGAGGGGGAAGAGGGAGGCAAGGCGGCGGCCGAGAGCGTCCACCTTTGCGACTGGCCGCAAGCCGACGAGGCGCTGATCGACCGCGAGCTGCAGGATGCGGTGCGCCTGGTGCAGCGCCTGGCCTCGCTGGGGCGGGCGGCGCGGGCGAAGGCGGGCATCAAGGTCCGTCAGCCTTTACAGAAGGTGCACGTGAAGGTCCAGACGGCGAAGGAGCGCGAGACCGTGCGCTTGCTCGCCGAGCAGCTCATGGAGGAGCTCAACGTCAAGGACGTCGAACTCATCGATGACGAGGCTGAGTACTTCGAGTACCAGGTGCGGCCCAACCTGCCGGTCCTGGGGCCGAAGCTGGGGCCGCGGATCGGCGAACTGCAGCGGGCGCTGGCCGCCGCCGACAAGGTGGCGGTGGCGAAGGCGGCGACTGCGGGCCGCCAGGTAGAGCTGGACGGCTTCACCCTGGAACCGTCTGAGCTTCTGGTGACGACTCAGGGCAGGCTGGGCTATGCGGCCGCCGAGGACGCTGGTTACGCCGCCGTCGTGACGACCGAGATCACGCCCGAGCTGGCGGACGAAGGCCTGGCCCGCGAGCTGGTGCGCCGCATCCAGGAGATGCGAAAAGACGCCGGCTTCGAGATCTCCGACCGCATCCGCCTCACGTACGAGGGCCACGAGGACATCGTGCGCGTCATGCAGTCCTGGCGCGACTACATTGCCCAGGAGACGCTGGCTCAAGCCGTCGAGCTGTCACCTCCGCCTCCGGGCTCGCATTCGGAGTCGCACGACGTGGATGGCCGCCGCGTGCTGCTCGCGGTCGTCAGGGTTTAG
- the typA gene encoding translational GTPase TypA, with product MRRREDIRNIAIIAHVDHGKTTLVDHMLHQTGAFRQNQQPVARVLDSNDLERERGITILAKNTAVLYKGTKINIVDTPGHTDFGGEVERTLTMVEGVLLLVDAAEGPLPGTKFVLKKALDLNLKPIVVINKIDRSDARPYEVLDEVFELFVALGANDSQLDFPAIYTVAKAGIARRNLEDASTTLEPLLDAIVEAVPAPMVDPDAPFQMLITTIDYNDYLGRLGIGRIARGGIRLGAPMKVVHRDGRTEDARVTKIYGFDGLKRVEVEEASAGEIIALAGMEDVDIGETIADPADPSPLPFVAIEEPTISMHFMVNNSPFAGQEGRYVTTRNLSERLAREQRSDVSLRVEMTDSPEVFKVSGRGELHLAILIETMRREGYEFQVSRPEVILKRFGDALLEPVEHVVIDVPEEHVGAVIENLGKRRGEMKNMLSTGEDVRLEFLVPSRGLIGFRNEFMTETRGTGILHHSLHSYEPYKGEIAERSKGALVAMEAGEAVPYALFRLQDRGTFFIKPGTRVYAGMIVGENARENDIAVNVCKTKQLTNIRAAGSDEAVRLEPPRILSLEQAIEWLAADEYLEVTPKALRLRKKHLDPSARARAEKSRAAVAAAAG from the coding sequence ATGCGGCGCCGGGAAGACATCCGCAACATCGCAATCATTGCCCACGTCGACCACGGGAAGACGACGTTGGTAGACCACATGCTGCACCAGACGGGCGCGTTCCGTCAGAACCAGCAGCCGGTCGCCCGCGTGCTCGATTCGAACGACCTGGAGCGCGAGCGTGGCATCACGATCCTGGCCAAGAACACCGCGGTCCTCTACAAGGGCACGAAGATCAATATCGTCGACACGCCGGGGCACACGGACTTCGGCGGCGAGGTCGAGCGCACGCTGACCATGGTCGAAGGCGTGCTGCTCCTCGTCGACGCCGCGGAGGGCCCGCTGCCGGGCACGAAGTTCGTGCTGAAGAAGGCGCTCGACCTCAACCTGAAGCCCATCGTGGTAATCAACAAGATCGACCGGTCCGACGCGCGCCCTTACGAGGTGCTCGACGAAGTCTTCGAGCTGTTCGTCGCGCTCGGAGCCAACGACAGCCAGCTGGACTTCCCGGCCATCTACACGGTCGCCAAGGCGGGCATCGCCAGGCGCAACCTCGAGGACGCCAGCACGACGCTCGAGCCGCTGCTGGACGCGATCGTGGAGGCGGTGCCCGCTCCCATGGTGGACCCGGACGCGCCGTTTCAGATGCTGATCACGACTATCGATTACAACGACTACCTCGGCCGCCTGGGCATCGGACGGATCGCACGGGGAGGCATCCGCCTCGGGGCGCCCATGAAGGTCGTGCACCGCGACGGCAGGACCGAGGACGCGCGTGTCACGAAAATTTACGGCTTCGACGGCCTCAAGCGGGTTGAGGTGGAGGAAGCCTCCGCGGGCGAGATCATCGCCCTGGCCGGCATGGAGGACGTCGACATTGGCGAGACCATCGCCGACCCGGCGGACCCCTCGCCCCTTCCCTTCGTGGCGATCGAGGAGCCGACGATCTCGATGCACTTCATGGTCAACAACTCGCCGTTCGCCGGCCAGGAGGGCCGCTACGTCACGACCCGCAACCTCAGCGAGCGCCTGGCGCGCGAGCAGCGCTCGGATGTCAGCCTGCGCGTGGAGATGACGGACTCGCCGGAGGTGTTCAAGGTGAGCGGCCGGGGCGAACTGCACCTCGCCATCCTGATCGAGACGATGCGGCGCGAAGGGTACGAGTTCCAGGTCTCCCGGCCAGAGGTCATCCTCAAGCGCTTCGGCGACGCGCTCCTGGAGCCGGTCGAGCACGTGGTCATCGACGTGCCCGAGGAGCATGTCGGCGCGGTCATCGAGAACCTGGGCAAGCGCCGCGGTGAGATGAAGAACATGCTCTCGACCGGCGAGGACGTTCGTCTCGAGTTCCTGGTGCCCTCGCGCGGCCTTATCGGCTTCCGGAACGAGTTCATGACCGAGACGCGGGGCACGGGCATCCTGCACCACAGCCTGCACTCCTACGAGCCCTACAAGGGCGAGATCGCGGAGCGCAGCAAGGGCGCGCTCGTTGCCATGGAGGCGGGCGAGGCGGTGCCGTACGCGCTCTTCCGGCTGCAAGACCGCGGCACGTTCTTCATCAAGCCGGGCACGCGCGTTTACGCCGGCATGATCGTCGGAGAGAACGCGCGCGAAAACGACATCGCCGTGAACGTCTGCAAGACGAAGCAACTCACGAACATCCGCGCCGCCGGGTCGGACGAGGCCGTGCGGCTGGAGCCTCCGCGCATCCTCTCCCTCGAGCAGGCGATCGAGTGGCTTGCGGCGGACGAGTACCTTGAGGTGACGCCGAAGGCGCTGCGCCTGCGCAAGAAGCACCTCGACCCCAGCGCCCGCGCCCGTGCCGAGAAGTCACGCGCGGCCGTGGCCGCTGCCGCCGGCTGA
- a CDS encoding septum formation initiator family protein — protein sequence MLRRLILLFSPGRIILALSLVVIAYLLVHAGGRAVDYYRLTDDEDRLRREVQELMAQEKQLEQIREYLRSDEYVEFMARRVFGLVKPGETLVIVKAPPPAEATPDEPGRRWWQDLFGR from the coding sequence TTGCTCCGGAGGCTTATCCTCCTCTTCTCACCCGGCCGCATCATCCTCGCGCTATCGCTGGTCGTCATCGCCTACCTCCTCGTGCACGCTGGCGGCCGGGCAGTCGACTACTACAGGCTCACCGACGACGAGGACCGCCTGCGTCGCGAGGTGCAGGAGCTGATGGCGCAGGAGAAGCAACTGGAGCAGATCCGCGAGTACCTGCGCAGCGACGAATACGTCGAGTTCATGGCGAGGCGCGTATTCGGGCTGGTCAAGCCCGGCGAAACGCTGGTCATCGTCAAAGCTCCGCCCCCAGCGGAGGCCACCCCGGACGAGCCCGGCCGCCGCTGGTGGCAGGACCTCTTCGGCCGCTGA